The Cryptomeria japonica chromosome 9, Sugi_1.0, whole genome shotgun sequence DNA segment caaatattcaatcaacttcaaattacatacaaccaatattatacttttcacgagaaagcatagaaaaggttattgcattcacaagtcaacaccaaatgaacacaagcattgatttatatataaatttttgtataaagccgacagacttcacatgtacactaaaacaaaatgaaaagcttataaggTGAATCCCGCTAGTAATCTTCTGCGCATATGAAAGCTTTAACAGATCTTTACTTGAAATAGATCCacacagaaatcaaatttcaagCGTCAAATACATAGATTTGAAGTCAAAGATAACTGTTAtatgattttcattcatagatgattatCAACTTTCCATACACAGAGTCTTTCGGCAAAAATTCAAGaagtagtttttcaaaaacttagtgaaccccttTAAAGTCATTACCAAACATATAAATAGGTTACCAGACCAATAGTTTGTAACCATAAGTAAGATTATctcgtaagagttaatagaaaactacCCTAACCACATAACCAAAATTAAAAATGACTATACTCGCTCGCAAACAACTGCCAACAGTGCTAGTCATGTCGTTGATTCGGTCTTAGTCGGATTGCCCGGATTGGTgttttggacagacaccatcaccacctttgccacactccactctcgatgcaccttcgAAAATTCCTAAATTACAGTTACTTGCGGCAGGCTAATGTGTATTACTCTTTGCTTCTAgagctctttctttctcttcaccatttgcactttTTCCCTGTGTGAGTCCATGTGATCcagacaaactgtgagcattgattccactttggaaatcctcataAAATCCTCCAcaaccaaggatttctccactttaatttgtttaatgtggATGCTAAACTGATTAATAATTTTTGCAGTATCTCTCCAGAGTTTGGCTATCTTCTTTAAACAATTGGACATCCACGCAGTGCAAATCCTTCTGCACGGTCGTCCTCAAGGTTGTTAGTTCACCATGCAGACTGGCTGATTCACTATGGCCCTGTTCAATGATCTAGTTGCGCCACTCAATGCtttctttgcaaataaacattacgtcttcatttaaccctggcacttgCCTTTCGACAAGAATATTCATCGGGCCATAGCGCTGAATATCGTGCATTTTTTTTagaaatcactgcccatttagtcttCTCTTTCTGCCACGAGATTAAGTTGACATCTAATTctttggtgacttcattagcatCCTTGAAAATCTGAACCAAATCTGAAATGTAATTGGTCCCATGATGCACAATTGAGGTGAGCCATTCAGAGAAAATCTCTGCGATCATtttgtttcgttgaacctcatcaaagaatttctgattaCCTGGTGATTTTGAACTAAATCACACTGAGATTTGAGACAACACTAATGGGTTGTTCTGTAGAGCATGAATATACtaagccatttgcattaaattctgctTCAATTCAACCTTGTCTCTTTCGTCTttccaagtacgagagataatCCGTTTGGTTGAAGTCTCGAAATGCTTCACATCTACGGCTCTGGTTCTGACCCTCAAATCAACTCGTTAAATGTCATAATCTGCTTCTGAAGCAGTAACAACATCTTTATCAACTGTGGGTTTGGCAATGTTTGCAGTTCAATGCTTTTTGCTTTCGTCAAAAccaatcatagcctccatttttagCCTTTTGGGCTTCGTGGattttcccagacatttactcacaacatcctccattgatactgaaataaGAACCACGTTTCTTTTCCTGGTAATTGATTCACTTAACCACTTAGGTGCCAGAGTTAGTTCCTTAGATGGCATGTGGGGAGATCCTTCTGAAGGCGGCAGTGTGACACTGTCTGCATGAGGCCGGTTATCAAGTGTCCCCGAGTCCTGGAAAGTGGCATTTATGCCAGTTGAAACCTTGTCTGTATTAGAAATAGGGGATGTCATATCGCACAATACTTCCTTtgcgtccaaatcaagaatgagatgggaaGTCGAcagctgaaaactcttcttggacctagACCTAGTAACCCGACCACCAATAGAAAGTTCAACCtcggtgtcaagtttctcttctttaatctttgccTGCTTTTTTCCTACAATAGAAACATggatgttagttaaaatagaagtttttcttgtgatcttcctcttcccacttttgtttATTGAGCTGGTTGCCCTCGTCGGATGAAATCGACAACTCTTAAGCCAATTTTCTATCTGCGAATTACACTAAAAGTGTGTGTTTCATCTTTTTACTCCAATCCACCTCTgggagaggttcattatgtacccACTTCATAAACTCTGAATCCAGTACGTCTTCATTATCAGTGGTGACACCTGAAgcatccattggcaatttcatgtcatgaatctgtttcaaggttaacctggaccaactccttttccttacttcaaattcatcctggcaaccctcccaataatcctccaactgggaCACATGTTGGtcaggcaccatcttcttcacatattgagcgataaaccctttactatcaaagttatcccttttcacaaaggttttcaaatgaaatctcttaaattctagctcaagattcaACGCATCAGAGACAGACCTaaaactgtaatggcctaaatcaatgggaaaaattccacttgtgtctAAATCCTCGCCATAATCCTTTGCAACATAGGCCAGCtgcctggaaacttcaatcaaaatacaggagtctgaaacatacctgggtagcctaaagggttcgcctttaaaacctccaacccttaggtaagtgaagtgactaaactatgtaaagaaactaccatagatgtTAACTAGTTCAACGACCTCTGTagacatcctcctatgcaagttaccttgtaattcaaaggtcaatctcccagcaaaaatatcattccagaggagataatcatcaacatgtccttttaaagtcaaattggggtgatactcataaatttttatgccttgaacccatttcgCATGAGGCAATCCAGACCATTCCCTCACAcaagcaagcatatataacaggtatgaagacatatagaagttTGACATCCCTAGGTAATTACTCAAACCCTCGTGTAACCTTTCCGCGATAACAGTTCCCCAGTCGATGAACTGAATTTTgtctagagtgacctggatgaagaaatacatccagtcctcccaatagaaggaatgTAAATTACCCTTTACTCTGCTCAACAATACTACCAAATCTTGGATTGTAGGAATTAAATGCTCATGGGTTAGGGGTCTCGAAAGCcttgagcctcctttttggaaCTTCAAAAGCCAATTTTGTGCAATGACAGTTctgtaatactgctttttctcagagaaaattccataagattttccaattgtccaatcttcatagggttcccgatgtgggatacccatggcggCCATTACTGTTTGTTtatcaatggataacaaaacctcaccattatttttccttatgcatctattaccttTGTCATAGTGATTtatacattctaaaaccaatttAGGGCAAGGAGCAGCTATGGGAAATGCGGCTGCTTCCAATAATctgtgcaatatctctcatcataggatcagCGGTAGGGTTCTgtactctttctaggaaatcatctaaatccagtTGGACTAATGTTGTATCATCCAGCTCTGGTAAagaacttacaagggaagatgagttCACTAATTTGGGCAAAGTAGGCCTCATGTTTTGCTCGTGATTTCCTCCAATTTACCCAGACAAAAGAGAAAAGGGAAACGGAAACAAACAACTAACAAAATATCCAGAGGTTtcctaaaacaaactgcaacaatttagaaagttgtcgaacataccttcctctgtcatctgcaaaCCGCTATCACAGTCTATTTCTCGTGCTCCAAAAACTTCTTCTTAAAACTTATCCAAAGAAAATGATAATCTCGACATGACCACTACTCAACtttaaagccgagaaaatcttacccatgattaccatgATTTGTCCCCATTACTCTTCGTTCGTGTGACCTTACTCTGTAATGATTGCGCTCGAACATGCCATAAATGctaagtcacttcatatctgacaCTACAGATCCTCACACCATACTTGCTATGAATGTCAGATTTCAAATAATTAAAGAAAGAATATCCCTCTCCTCTGCCGCCGTTTGTCATATCTTAAAATCCACGCCGCCACCTCATgccaagtcacatgatctccaagaagcCTAGACATCGAACTCTGAACCTTGCGAAACAATCGCGacacaaatcataaacatgacaaatcttgaactttgaaccttgaaccaaaaaggttcaagttcaaggttcaaagaatgtaaaatgccgacaaggactagTGAAGACCTAAAACTGCGCGAGAGGAAAAAACTTTTAAAACAACGCttgttgaactttgaactttgaaccaaaaaggttcaagttcaaggttcaagttcaacgcagtGAAACTTAAGAAATATAACAATGATTGGATTTACATGAGGAATTTTAAACAAATGACTTGACCAACGGATTCGACGAGGCATTACTCAAGCGAGGaaacatatagaatggaaattttatatgtgCTGGCAACACAtagataggaggaatagaaggtgtaggaagtaTACCGCGTCCATCACAAGGAGGAGGGATatgtctaggatctctaggcttactcaaagataagatcatctcaattttccacctttgataagatagaaaaagagcATCAGttcgaggcttaagaggctcaaattaTCTAGGCAAAAATTAATCAAGGGTGACATCTCCACACCTCATCGTAGGTTGGTACATGCTATTTGATTGTTATGATAGTGTCATTATGAGTGATTttagacatttatgaatagtagaagtgattgctttcatggaagagagctaaggatgtcccaaattcacatgaaattgatccaatgtaggaatgatagcaaaagtcacatctaagcgcttagtaccaacctcaatgggaagagcaATAGAACCAATAGTAAGACAAGAGAAAAAATCATACATCTTGACCgttacatcagatttatcatatctCACTTGATGTAATTGTAAAATATAGAGATATTCTCCAATGATCACATTCATCACACACATTAGATCAATGAGCACTCGTCATGAGAGTTTGTTTTTCATCTTTGCAGTGatgtatagtgggccatcaggtacatcaatagtctcactagggtcaaaggTAATGCATAAGTCTTTAAGAGGTGTATAGGATTATCAAGAAGATTCACAACATTGTTAGAGTCAACACCAAGGTCATCGGGAGAATATGCAAGAGGCTTAGACTCAAcctcattagtagaatgggaaggcaaaggattagtaaatatttgggggtaaaagcacaatgttgtgtcacccttttataaaggaagtggccaacacaactaaaactatttaacttcgaccgcataaagtgacatttctaaattgaatttcaaaatgatgtaaattgatcaattgtacaaatattaataaaatttatgtctgttatttttaatattttttttttttaaattgacatttatatatattcaaacatagattttttattgctgaaaaatgctgaaaaatcaagggttctagtcggcgtcaccaaaaaaagtaaaaacgaacttatttttttctgattttaattatccaaatagaggacatatatatgaagtgctaaaaaaaataaaattttgatgcatatttttctcgtaataatattttaagtccaacatagctgaatttggtagttttcattcgacgtcaccttttgtctactaaatttatcattataaaaaaaaattatacccttttggagaagattctctcatctagtgaaaaatatatattaaatttttttttaatatcatttaatatatttttttcaatttcaaattagcctctttttgaacttaaaaaacctacttgcaatgtttaaaaaataaaaaatattaaaattattccaAATATGtaaaaaattatatgtctagattcttgactttgagctctacaaaagagtattttttgatttttgtaaaaaaatattctacaTGAATAAAATTAGagtagaagtgaaaagtttcagaaatgTAGACAAAATGGTGATTTTGCTGCCACATTACCTGACACATAGGCGAGTTCGGTTGAACTCAGTTCGACCAAACTCTTGGTGCCATCTAGGCACCACAACCATGCCAACATGTGCCACACGACAGGAAAATAGTCTGACTGAACTCAATTTGATCGAACTATGTTTGACCAGACTACGCCAGTTAGCCCAAagggtgacacaacattgtgctttttcccttggaggttttgattaggaggagatataaatttgtttcttttttcattcacactagctacataTATGGTATTGTCATCAATGAAGGTTTGAATCTTATTCCTTAAGGTATAACACTTTTCAGTATCATGatgggttgatgatgatattggcgaaatgctttgggatcatgataaggtggcaaaggtttggaggtatcaattggattgatgggaggaagtttcaacacattattatttatcaattttgacattatgctatgcaaagattcagaaagaggagtaaattcttttctaaagtatctGGATAAAGTGGCCACACCTAATGTCATGgttgccacttgagtattgatgttgtcatttatcttgatgtatcccttgttcggtttaaacttcacaaaatattgttgagcactctcattcttatcaactgggGCCATTGAataagatgattcaaattgactcacttgaagctaataattatgaagcaccGCACAAAACTACGAAAAGGAAGAAAACTCAAAAAAGAGaatcttatccctaatgtctttttgtaaattagcagtAAAAATTCTTTAAACATCATGATTAGGCATAGGATACACAATTTGAGAatataaatgtttatatctaccaataaaatatatcaatttttCTTTGACACCTTGCTtataatgaatcaaatcagtcaaagtaatgttaggaccaatattattgtgaaattgttgaatgaaatcattagctaattgttgaaatgatgtaatagaataaggaggcaaagaacaataccattgcaaggctttatccctaaaggtttgggtaaacaatttagccataagtctttgatcatTAGCAAAgtcacaacacaaagtttgaaatgttttcacatgagtcaagggatcactttttctaTTGTAAAGATCCAATTATGGGATTTCCGAATGTTTAGGAGGGAAAACACAAACAATGTCAtcggataatgggctcgctacatcaaatgtgggcacattaaacttggattaggTAATGGAAGCCAACTATTGTTTTAGGGATGGAAAAAATTGGGCTAAGTTGTTGATAGTTGCTTCGGTGGATAGATTGAAATTGGATaaattggattgtgatggaggagtaccATTGTTGTATGTGGgtagaggttgagaataaggaggtagaatactatgatatgtgggtatgggagatgattgggacacaaatggaagactcatgagaGGAGGTATATAATAATTTTGACTAACAAGGTTGCTCCCTTGACTAACATGGGTAGGAAtaatattttgtgtggaagtagtcatgatagaagatgtaaatataGGCACACTAGGCatggatgtaggcataggaatataatgattgacttGAATAGTGGGTTGAGTTTAACCAAGGACTTTGACACAaattttgatagacatgatattagcatcaacaatatgagcaaggccacacaacaaatcaacaccaattttatcactttgcaccattctttttaatccttcaatcaatgggattgcctcacttttcgggtattgttgactcatccattgttaaagattttcaaattcattgtcaatcttgtccaattggtcaatggtaaccctagttagtgattcatcctcatcatgagaattatgaatagaatcgggataaatgacatcatttattaggttggaggaaccaccaacattcttATGAAATAAGTTAtcaaaattaggctccatatccttagtaattaaaccttgtgaagccttaattctacaacttcttctcacaggaatattgtaggtaggactaatggtaacaaaaatcatgcacaaaggagggaaatttgaatgcacaaattgaagattgtgattaaacaatgcaaaattttattaaaatgattgaaaccaattaattaagcaatttgatttgtaaatttgaaagataaatgcctctaaatcataacataacatgtcataaagatcagatttaaaaatagatttgaaaaattatgcaacccacaaggaAATTTTTAGAGTTATAAATTATTGTTTTTTGtgaaatcaacctctaaatttatctaattcaattgaaaatgatatCTATAAGTGAATCCAAGAAGGTGTGAAGACATGAGGATTTGAAGTCTTGCAAGCAGGATGTGTCTAGAAAAGTATGTAAAATTTATGATTTGTGTTAATTGTTGAAATCCTTCAAAGATGTTTTTGAAAATCAAAGCCTCAGCTAATTTTGTTTTTGATTATAAAGCAACCAAGAAATCCTTCAAAGATGTTATTGTTCTTGAGGAATTTTATTATATGAATATATGCATGAAAGTTGAAATAAATATATGTTTTAGATTTTGTTTACACATAGTGGATTGGATGACATATCAAGGTTGCAAGATTGGGTTGTTTGATAAGACCCCCTAATCTCGTCTACGTTACATTTAAATGTAAATCAAGACatataaaagaaaatttaattaattgaaaattaaaaatcttttgtattttgattttcaattaattaataaatattgctAAATATGCATTTTGACGCTGATAGACAATTGATTTAAAATCACTTTACTTAAACATCATCCATttcaattataaaaaaatatcaatagCAATTGAATATCTCATCTACATTtaactattaaaataaataatattcaagAATGGCCCATTAAAACATATCAGCATACCAATATAATCTATAAATGGTTTACTttttatacattaaaaaaaaaatcatacaaatTTATATTCAATAGAAAATTGTTACAATTTAAAAGTAAATAAAAACAAATGGAAATGaattttaaatatcatatagatttgTAAAGAGAAAACATGTTGATGACTTAATTATCATTTATTTCAATGGTCAAATAATCAATAGGAATTTCATATCTCATAAAAAAGTAGTAAATATTTATCTTCataaattttaaacaaaaaatatgtTGATAGTAATGTTTAAAACCACTTTACTTAAACATAATCTATTTTACTTGTCAaacaatcaataacaattttacctCTCATCCACTATAAAAAGTGATAAATGCTTATCCTATTTTTATTGAtcacattttatttttaattattaaaatagaTAATATTGAAAAACCACTTTACTTAAACATCATCCATTTCAATTCTCAaacaatcaataacaattttacccCTCATCCATGCTTAAAAGTGGTGAATGcttattctatttttattaatcaaattttatttttaattattaaaataaataatatttaagaaTAGTTGTTTAGGACATATCAACATGTGATTAAAATTGAAGTGCTCAGTTCTTGAATCCTTCCCTTAATCTCAAATAAGTTCAATATAATATTTAATCTACTAAccccaaataaaataatatcagtattgaacaacaaaacaaataaaaatgaaCTTCAAATATGATATAgatttgtaaataaaaaataggTTGACCTAAACTTTATAAAATCATTTTACTTAAACATCAATCATTTGAATGGTCAAATAGTCAATAGCAAATTTAAACCTCATCCACTAGAAAAAAAAGTAGTAAATAACTAACTATTAAAGTAGATAATTTTCACATGTTTCTTTTTATGTTTCTTTTTTTGGATCACATGTAGATTTAAATTTCTACATCGCATGACACTCTCttacatcttgatgatggatcaaggAGTATGATCGGAAACATTGATCaaggagtgtgatctgaaacattgatgcaaaaaggAAACACACAATCAGATCCAATCTGAAAACAATTACTTGATAAACTACCATCTAATTCAGAAATAACACTAATCAAAATTGTAGAAAACATATCAACCTGCTAATAATAATCTATAAATTGTTTACTTTCTACAAATTGTAAAATATTATATAGATTTATATACAAATTGTAAAATATTATAtagatttatattcaacggaaacaTTCTTACCATTTAACTGTAAATATTCCTGATATGTTAAAACCCAGTCGAAATGAAATGGGGTTTTTACAGGCTATTGGATTTCGATTAAACTGATCACAGAAAGCCAAATTGACAGCGAAAACTCGCTGATTATTCCAATTCTAAGAAGCCAAGAATAACCAAATCATCTATCTGGatacaaatatgaaacattgaAAAACTTATTAGGAGAAACGGCAAATGGGGGTGGGGAAGAAGGAGCTGGTTTAGAACTGCAAGAATTGTTGGAAGCGGTCCATGGCAGATTCGGGAAGGCCAAGAAGCACATTAATGCTCTGGCGTTGGCTGCCATGAGAGAGGAAGAGAACAACTTCTTTAGCAGGCAGAGTCACAGGCCCAGATTGAATGGGTTCTCCCCACCCGAAATCCGAGGTATGGAACGCCAATCGAGACCAGGTGGTGACCAAAAGAGTGGCCGTTAAAGATGGCCTGGCCCGCGTTTCCTCGAAGAAATCAATGGCGGATCGCATGTAGCCATCTGTGACCATGGTCACTGCCTTTTGCACCAGACCCACTGCGTGTGACATCGGTTTGTCCGCCAATTCTCCGGCCTTGCAGAGAGCCGCTGTGATCACAATTCCGTTCCCGAAGTAGCCCTTGGGTAGGGGAGGATCGAATTTGGTACGCCCATCTACTGCAAACATAAGCTTTGTCTCCTGATCTGCCGCCATTTCCAGGGCCTTGCTGCGGGACCGCCATACCAGCGCTGCCAGGGCTTCGAATGTGGTGCATTTGCTCAGTGCTCCGTCCTCCTTGGCCAATTTCTTTAGTTGGTCCAGTTTCTCTGGGCTGAAGCAGAAGGATCTGTACTTCATTTCCTCCGTTTCGTATCCCCCATTTGAATTGAGGATTTCTGTTAGCTGTGAGAATTCCATGTGGGGGAAGTCTACTTTTGTTGGGGACCGGGCTTTCAGCAGGGATCGGTCCATATATGGGGGTACTGATAGAGGCAGCCCCCGTGCTGTTTCGGCCCATGAATTCACGAACTC contains these protein-coding regions:
- the LOC131066917 gene encoding omega-hydroxypalmitate O-feruloyl transferase; amino-acid sequence: MEGFGVDSQPSVELNVKRQEPTLVQPAEPTENHVYFLSNLDQNIAVIVETVYFFNARKDGNGWREDETPSEVIKEALRKVLVHYYPLAGRLGISGEGKLNVHCTGEGAVFVEAEADCSLQDVGDMAKPNPSTLQKLVYNITGARNLLEIPPLVAQVTMFKCGGFVLGLGMNHCMFDGIGAMEFVNSWAETARGLPLSVPPYMDRSLLKARSPTKVDFPHMEFSQLTEILNSNGGYETEEMKYRSFCFSPEKLDQLKKLAKEDGALSKCTTFEALAALVWRSRSKALEMAADQETKLMFAVDGRTKFDPPLPKGYFGNGIVITAALCKAGELADKPMSHAVGLVQKAVTMVTDGYMRSAIDFFEETRARPSLTATLLVTTWSRLAFHTSDFGWGEPIQSGPVTLPAKEVVLFLSHGSQRQSINVLLGLPESAMDRFQQFLQF